From a single Lolium rigidum isolate FL_2022 chromosome 7, APGP_CSIRO_Lrig_0.1, whole genome shotgun sequence genomic region:
- the LOC124672443 gene encoding protein FAR1-RELATED SEQUENCE 12-like — MSSPSDPGHLPAPTPPPDPLPPASVSGSSSSAATHKASAPKPKSPITTAPSPSPPKPKPKPPSRNAAAIPVTAATVSRSSPAATSGATSARPEDYTPRMDMEFDSEQQAYEFYRHYAFKVGFNVRKRYTNKSRKTGEVTSCKLACSREGHKQQHSSAATKPHNGAAIFLTESRTGCNAHLTVRRNNPGDRFQVNAFQPRHNHPLFAPPRGVPSPFHFHDAPVPPPDFPNGDAGACPVGEGPLRTRRQWEMKYGEAAALLNHLQQQSLADPAFHHAVQLDVEDKVANVFWVDARMVIDYGQFGDVVAFDVVSRNSISLRHLASFVGCNNFGEPVVFGLALMYDETCESFQWLFQRFLHAMSRQAPMTFFSHQDAVIAKALSVVMPSTSHVICTSHIKHGATWNVNHLAKGHCDFINEFKACISEYDEEAKFLAAWDAMISKYDLRGNVWLQKLFEEKQKWARPYAKGIFTAGMKGTQLNERLNSDVRDHLKAEVDIVLFLKHLQKVINDRRYKELEVEYNSRLKLPYFKIRAPVLTQASEVYTSVIFQFLQEEFEEFQSAYIVNRDESGPCREYVVSIVEKEERYTVYGNSTEQTVSCSCRKFETIGFLCSHALKILDAMDIKYIPDRYIMKRWTKYARCLNSPEVLGQEVQVEKSLEISNRYQYMCPKYVRLVSRASECEESCRVLDQFWGELSDKVEEILQKQTSIGTSVRQPDVQSLKIALSSITKGAESENVLDKSSSTAAKVLKRKDQKSKNHPRNCIEKGLRKKQKVHSEEPTVQYAFLDASAQSGNAMFQDLEAPPNMSQMGSQTPSYKAYMGTGLSSPMGTINYEEMHSGASPAFSLLLPSQELDFVACHTSQVSSDSQHNQKSVST; from the exons ATGAGCTCCCCCTCCGACCCCGGCCACCTTCCAGCTCCCACTCCTCCACCAGATCCTCTTCCCCCCGCCTCAGTATCAGGCTCAAGCTCAAGCGCAGCCACTCACAAGGCCTCCGCGCCAAAACCTAAATCCCCAATCACCACCgcgccatcaccatcaccaccaaaaCCAAAACCAAAGCCCCCCTCCAGAAATGCCGCCGCAATTCCGGTTACGGCAGCTACCGTCTCCCGTAGCTCCCCTGCGGCGACCAGCGGCGCAACCTCCGCCCGCCCGGAGGACTACACGCCGCGGATGGACATGGAGTTCGATTCGGAGCAGCAGGCGTACGAGTTCTACCGCCACTACGCCTTCAAGGTCGGCTTCAACGTCCGGAAGCGCTACACCAACAAGAGCAGGAAGACCGGCGAGGTCACCTCCTGCAAGCTAGCCTGCTCCCGCGAGGGACACAAGCAGCAGCATTCCAGCGCCGCCACCAAGCCCCACAACGGCGCCGCCATTTTCTTGACTGAATCCCGCACCGGCTGCAACGCCCACCTCACCGTCCGCCGCAACAATCCCGGCGACAGGTTCCAGGTCAACGCTTTCCAGCCGCGCCACAACCACCCGCTCTTCGCCCCGCCCCGCGGCGTGCCCAGTCCTTTCCACTTCCATGATGCCCCTGTTCCACCACCTGATTTTCCTAACGGTGATGCCGGCGCGTGTCCCGTCGGTGAAGGGCCACTGCGGACTAGGCGGCAGTGGGAGATGAAGTACGGAGAGGCCGCCGCCCTGCTGAACCACCTCCAGCAGCAGTCTCTGGCCGACCCGGCGTTCCACCATGCCGTGCAGCTGGACGTCGAGGACAAAGTAGCGAATGTTTTCTGGGTCGACGCGAGGATGGTCATCGACTACGGCCAGTTCGGCGATGTCGTCGCCTTCGACGTCGTTTCTAGGAACAGCATCAGCCTCCGTCATCTCGCCTCGTTCGTCGGCTGCAACAACTTCGGTGAGCCTGTGGTCTTTGGACTGGCGCTCATGTACGACGAGACCTGCGAGTCGTTCCAGTGGCTGTTCCAGAGGTTCCTGCACGCAATGTCTCGACAAGCGCCAATGACTTTCTTCTCGCATCAGGACGCGGTCATAGCAAAGGCCCTGTCAGTAGTGATGCCTAGTACGAGCCATGTTATATGCACGTCGCACATTAAGCACGGCGCAACCTGGAATGTTAATCATCTTGCTAAGGGTCACTGCGATTTCATCAACGAGTTTAAGGCGTGCATCAGCGAGTAtgatgaggaggcgaagtttctggCAGCTTGGGATGCTATGATCAGTAAGTATGACCTTCGTGGTAACGTATGGTTGCAGAAGTTATTTGAAGAGAAACAGAAGTGGGCTAGGCCCTATGCAAAAGGGATCTTCACAGCTGGGATGAAAGGCACACAATTGAACGAGCGCCTGAATTCTGACGTGCGGGATCATTTGAAAGCCGAGGTGGATATTGTTCTGTTCTTGAAGCATCTTCAGAAGGTGATCAACGACAGGCGCTACAAAGAACTGGAGGTTGAGTACAACTCGAGGTTGAAGTTGCCTTACTTCAAAATTAGAGCTCCTGTTCTGACACAAGCTTCCGAGGTCTATACCAGTGTGATATTTCAGTTTCTACAGGAAGAATTTGAGGAGTTCCAGTCAGCTTACATTGTGAACCGTGATGAAAGTGGCCCGTGTCGCGAGTATGTTGTCTCGATTGTTGAAAAAGAGGAACGGTATACAGTTTATGGGAACTCTACGGAGCAGACTGTTTCATGCTCATGTAGGAAGTTTGAGACAATCGGCTTCTTGTGTAGCCATGCTCTAAAAATTCTAGATGCTATGGATATAAAGTATATACCGGATAGATACATCATGAAGCGGTGGACCAAATACGCAAGGTGTTTGAACTCACCAGAGGTTCTAGGGCAAGAAGTTCAAGTAGAGAAATCACTGGAAATTTCTAATCGCTATCAGTACATGTGCCCGAAGTATGTTAGGCTTGTTTCCCGGGCATCAGAATGCGAGGAATCCTGCAGAGTGCTAGACCAGTTTTGGGGAGAACTTAGTGATAAAGTTGAAGAAATCCTACAGAAACAAACCAGCATTGGCACATCTGTGAGACAGCCTGATGTTCAGAGTCTTAAGATAGCCTTATCTTCTATCACAAAAGGCGCTGAATCAGAAAATGTCCTGGACAAATCAAGCAGCACAGCAGCAAAAGTATTAAAGAGGAAAGACCAGAAAAGTAAAAATcatccgagaaattgcattgaaaaAGGTCTGAGGAAGAAGCAGAAAGTGCACTCAGAAGAACCTACAGTGCAGTATGCTTTTTTAGATGCTTCTGCACAATCTGGAAATGCTATGTTTCAG GACTTGGAGGCTCCTCCTAACATGTCCCAAATGGGTAGCCAAACTCCATCTTATAAAGCTTACATG GGGACTGGCCTTTCAAGTCCTATGGGGACAATCAACTATGAAGAGATGCACTCTGGCGCAAGTCCAGCATTCTCTCTG TTGTTGCCTTCTCAGGAACTAGACTTTGTCGCCTGTCACACTTCTCAGGTGTCAAGTGACAGCCAGCACAACCAG AAATCAGTGTCTACTTGA